The genomic stretch AATCGCAAGACGATTTAATATCTTACTTACATTTTCAGAAATTGATTCATTTATGACGAATATTGGTCCAGTTACATGTATCAATATTGATTCTCGCTTAAATGAAATTGAACAACGTGAAGCGTTTTTCCATGAATTATGTCATTCATTAAGGCATGTTGGAAACCAGATGAAACTACCCAAATCATTTTTAGACTATCAGGAATGGGATGCACAACGTTTTACATTATATGCGAGTATGCCCTACCACATGGTCAAAACTCGTCAGTGGGACAATCCTAGTGCCTTACAAAGGGTATTTAAAGTTCCATACCACTTATGCGAGAAGCGTTTTAATCAATTAGCCAATCGTTACCATAATTTGAGTATCGGATAATTTTGATTTAATAACTATAATGTTTATGAGGTGATATTATGAAAGGCAGTTTTAGGAAACGTGGCGACAAATGGAGTTTTGCAGTTGATTTAGGTAAAGATCCTATTACTGGAAAACGAAGACAAAAAACTCGTAGTGGGTTTAAAACTAAAAAAGAAGCACAAGCTGCATGTGCAGAGTTAATCAGTGAAGTAGAAAAAGGCGTTTATTTTGAATCGAAGAATATTACTGTTAAAGAAGTTTGGGAAAGAGCACAAGAAATTCGTAAACAAGAATTAAAACCTCTTTCCATTCAAAATTCTGAGTACACTGTTAAGAATCATATTTTACCTAAATTTGGTGATATGAACATCAATAAGGTTAATACCTTAATGGTTCAAAAGCATTATCAGGACCTTTATGAAGATGGTTTAAGTGCGTCTACTGTCCAATATATTCATGTGTACTTTCAAATTATTTTCAATTTCGCTTTGGATTGGGAGATCGTTAAAAATACTCCTCTAAAGAAAGTGAAATTACCTAAGACAGAAAAGAAAATCCCAGTTACATGGTCAATTGAGCAATGTAATTCCTTTCTAGATTTTCTAGAAAAAAGAAAATATTACAAAGAACGATTATTTTTTCTTCTTGCAATTTTCACTGGGATGAGACGCGGTGAAATCTCTGCGCTCCAATGGAAGG from Arthrobacter citreus encodes the following:
- a CDS encoding ImmA/IrrE family metallo-endopeptidase: MHTTFLEDYVSTLYQNIGIFTPEDINIKKIARRFNILLTFSEIDSFMTNIGPVTCINIDSRLNEIEQREAFFHELCHSLRHVGNQMKLPKSFLDYQEWDAQRFTLYASMPYHMVKTRQWDNPSALQRVFKVPYHLCEKRFNQLANRYHNLSIG
- a CDS encoding site-specific integrase is translated as MKGSFRKRGDKWSFAVDLGKDPITGKRRQKTRSGFKTKKEAQAACAELISEVEKGVYFESKNITVKEVWERAQEIRKQELKPLSIQNSEYTVKNHILPKFGDMNINKVNTLMVQKHYQDLYEDGLSASTVQYIHVYFQIIFNFALDWEIVKNTPLKKVKLPKTEKKIPVTWSIEQCNSFLDFLEKRKYYKERLFFLLAIFTGMRRGEISALQWKDIDSWKKQISVTKTTISQNGKGLVITSPKTPSSIRNIAISDYVLEQLTEYKTHQKKEYLQYGLKVTDESNIFDGTEPLKMYNPASAAHFLQRFSKRLHLPHVKLHGLRHTHATIMLENGENPKIVQERLGHKNVQTTLNVYSHLTPTIQQQSASRFEESFSKKIINEM